In the Corythoichthys intestinalis isolate RoL2023-P3 chromosome 18, ASM3026506v1, whole genome shotgun sequence genome, ccattcattctttcctttacacaggtcctggtccctttgcagaaaaacagcccctaagcatgatgtttccacccccatgcttcacagtgggtatggtgttcttcggatgcaattcagtattctttctcctccaaacacgaaaaccaaaaagttctattttggtttcatctgatcataacacattctcccagtcctcttctggatcatccaaatgctctctagcgaaccacagacgggcctggacgtgtactggcttcagtagggggacacgtctggcagtgcaggatttgagtccctggcggcgcattgagtTATTGATagttgcctttgttactgtggtcccagctctctgtaggtcattcactaggtccccccgtgtggttgtgggatttttgctcaccgttcttgttatcattttgacgccacggggtgagatcttgcatggagccccagatcgagggagattatcagtggtcttgtatgtcttccattttctaataattgcgcccactgttgatttctttacaccaagcattttacctattgcagattcagtcttcccagcctggtgcaggtctacaattttgtctctggtgtccttcaactgctctttggtcttggccatagtggattttggagcgtgactgactgagattgtggacaggtgtcttttatactcataatgagttaaaataggtgccattaatacaggtaacgagtggagagcctcgttagaagaagttagacccctttgacagccagaaatcttgcttgtttgtagctgaccaaatacttattttccactctaatttggaaataaattctttaaaaatcaaacaatgtgattttcaggttttttttttccacattctgtctctcatggttgaggtttacccatgttgacaattacaggcctctctaatcttttcaagtaggagaacttgcacaattggtggttgactaaatacagtacttatttgccccactgtagctgttattttatattggtaTTAGGCTTTAGAAGGTGACATTAAAACAATTTCTCCTTTGTTATGGGTACCTGTTCAGTGTGTATTTGTGAGTCATTTGTGCTTTCCCCACCCCAGATTGCACTACAGGATGGTGCTGATGGAGGAGCAAGCAGCCCTGGCTCACAGTACTCCAATTGGCTTGGAAGTCCAAGCTCCCACAGCGAGGACTTTGAGTCCTGGAGCTCCTTCAGAACACGCGCCAACTCAGACGCCAGCACCCTGAGCGGCCGCCGTTCACCTTTTTCCTCAGAACAAGATGAACTCGGGGAAGCCGAAGGTCACCTGATCTACCCCGGGGGGAGTAAAATTGCCGCCCCGCTGCCCAGCCTATCCGAAGTATCCGGATCCATGGGTGGCTCGGAGATGGTCATGGAGAACCTGGCTGACAACATGAACCTGCTGTTTCCCAAGAAGCCCCAAATGGCTTCTGACTCTTCCAATGTTGCCATGCTTCAGAGCAGTCCCTATAATCCCACTCAGCTGCAACAGGACTTCCGAAAATGCATGTACAGTCGGCCCAGGATGGACCCCATGCCTTCTGTCCCCATGAACAAACATGATTACAGGTCTTATGAGAACCACTATAGCTGCCCTGCTGGCCTCCTTAAAGATCTGCTGACGTCAGAAGCAGACACCAGTAGAAACATGAGTCTCTTTAAGGAATCAATCATTTCTCATGTTGGGAGAGGCCAGTGTCCAAGAAGTCCTTATGATAGTCAAAGCCAATTGGGGGTCCATAATGGCGCTAAAATGATCCGTCACGTGAATCCGCTATCGATTCATGACCAGTATTCTCCAACTTCGCGAGATTTAAATAGTGGCTCCACGATCCCCTTGACCAGTCTTGGTTGTTTCCTGGGGGCCCCTCCTCAAATGACTAGCCTGAGGACATGCATGCAGCCGGCCGCAGGGAATGATGTCACACCTCCCTACCGCAGCAGCAGCTACAGGGAGCTTCATTCACGTGCGCATCACCAAGAGCGGCTACCCAGCGACCTGGACAATATGTCAATTGAGAGGTTTGAATGTGACATGGAATCTGTCCTCCATGAAACCCTCATGGATGGCGGTGCACTTGACTTCAATTTCGACCCGGCGGCCGCGTCTCAAGTCTTCCCTCAGAGGGTGAAGACTACCACGCACAGCTGGGTGTCAGGCTAGTTTCGTGTCTTTGCGTGGTATTTTCCagccaactcattggctgccactgatggcaattgatgtccaatccatttagactcggAGGGTCTGGCATTAATCACTGGATCAATACAGAACCTTCTGATATTATTTCCTCAAATGCTTTTGATGTCTTTCTTATTTCATCTTTATTCGAGATGCAGGTTGCTGTAGTGAGAAGTCAGAGTTcacagttgtattgagttcattttgtctacacttagagattagttgaatttttctttcacCCCAGACAGTTGTTTTAGGTTGTttaatttacctgacatgtttcggcgactacttccgccttcatcagagtgtCTCTGGCGTTTatgtgacgcgtctttatcagctgatggatgaaggcgtgactcacctgaGCAGCATCAAATTCACCCATTAAGAGGAAACAGATCAATCTGTAGCCTTTCTGGACATAAATATACACCCTACAGACAAGAGAgacatcaaaataaaagtacacaggaAACCCACACACACCGGCCAATACCTCCtatgcagtgcttaatttgtaaatcataaggtgctggaacgcaaagtacatatgacagcgaatGGATGacaagacgggcacaggtcccggaatatACGCAGAAAacagtgctgaaaacaacacgcaaatgccctcttgccttgctgtgggacttacaattatttaggctattctctgcacagcacgggcaattgcccacataaccaaagGTGGGACTTACACAGTGACAAGGATGCAccaaggacccaaatgctcgatagttgtgctcaaacaaaagtgtttattctcCAATTAGTGGAGttaaaaaatgttaacaaaaattcacagcaacagctggacatcaatcaacaaaaattcacagcaacagctggacaTCAATAAACTGAGTTACTTCTTCAAGAAACAAAAAGACATgggttcaaaaacatgaatcgtgATCAGAAAAGGGCTTTCACAAGGATGTGGCATAGGACGTGGCAGGATAGCAGACAAACCGACACTGGGCAAGGTTACAAGCAGGCTATTTATACAGATGATCACAGGTGGACAGAATCAGCCTGATTGGCAAGCgcaggaagtaaagttaacTCAAATGAGGCAcgccactaccaaaataaaagaatctgACATGATCCAAACATGTCATTAACAAGCAAACATTAACAAGACTTCCGAGACGTGGCACACAGTACACCAGGGGTCccgaaactttttcctgtgagggccacataacttttcccttctctgatgaggggctggggttagtttgtaacagaaaaagtgtgacgattgcaggagtgcctaaacgtaaaaatgtattgtttttcagaaagccaaaattaaataaccctttctggattcttaacggaacaaaagtaaattaaatatatatgtgtgtgtataatataaagggctgtcaaaattatcgcattaacgagcggtaattaattttttaaattaatcccgttaaaatatttgacgcaattaacgcacaaatgcccagctcaaacagattcaaaatgagagcacagtgaaaggtgtacttgttgtgtttttcggagttttgccgccctctgctggcgcttgggtgcgactgattttataggcttcagcacccatgagcattgtgtaagtaattattgacatcaacaatggcgggctactagtttattttttgattgaaatttttacaaatttaattaaaaggaaaacattaagaggggttttaatataaaatttctataacttgtactagcatttatcttttaagaactacaagtctttctatccatggatcgctttaacagaatgttaataatgttaatgccatcttgttgattttttgttataataaacaaatacagtccttatgtaccgtatgttgaatgtctatatccatcttttgtcttatctttccattccaacaataatttacagaaaaatatggcatattttatagatggtttgaattgcgattaattacgattaattaatttttaagctgtaattaactcgattaaaaattttaatcgtttgacatccctaataataaccaaataaccctctctgggttcttcacagaaaaaagccaggaaataaataacactattgaaaataaataaataaaataaaataaaaaaataaaaatgctctctggtattgttcagtgggctggaccaaatgtggaagCGGGCCGcattcggcccgcgggccgtagtttggggacccctgcaatacacagtcagaaataagtttctcaacaggtctaacttgtaaaacattaaaaaaaaaaatcagatatgacaataaataacacaaacccattcttttctGAGTTTCATCCCCCCCCCCGTCTTCTCTgtccccaaagttcccaccgccttacaaattgtgcagcccaaacccaaacttcccataagggtactggcctgttgctcccgctgttggtggtccacttggctgactgctggcgctgtagctggcccccactaTGGGtagcgctgaacctgaccaactgctgccacggtagcagcctcctgccccagcatggctggctgtccgtgaacttggctagctgctgcggcgctagcctcctgctgcacccggtCCTTTCCCATTAGTATGATAGCTGCATCCGCCCTCATCGCcggtaaatgcaactgtctttttggcatgttgaaataccgtttgctcCCCAGATGTCGCAAATttccaatgttttttatttttcattttttatgccattggcttgatttgttggtctagcttttcagtgcatcaacaaatctccaacTCTCTCAAATGACGttcaatttttataaacaacatgcaattgttgtgatttgttctgtaaatgaatttatgcattttattattttatacattttttaaaaacgtttttatgttattattattttctatacacgagaggtgccggatctgtccAAATAAAACCCGGAACactgggaggccaaaatcaagaggtgccggagcttgttccggcaggatccggcacaaattaacccctgctcCTATGGACATTTGAACACCCCACTTTCCACAAACTGTCAGTTGACAGAACATTACATGAACGTACGACAACATGtactaaaaaggtgtcagtatcCACAGTgggcaatagaccctacccacgtgacgtcacacctccgctctcctgaatggtaccgcccacttgtccgtcaaaacatagtgttaacctgttacggctacgtacatttctcctatttacggcgtgtttttctgctccttaacattaataatcaaaatggtgaaggcgtgtgtggctgttggttgcactaacagagaagatggaaggagagaggagaagttttaccgtattccgagggatccaaagagagcgaaatggacggctgcaattcgacgtgaaaactgggcaccaaaaaatcaccacagactatgtagtagtcattttatatccggtaagatgcatttaagatatacttagagggttttgggctgacaaataaccacaattaagatcattgcgaggctaatcgccgacaacatacgacgtagtacgacatagtttcaaattcaagatgtttgtgacttccctttcttccaccatcgttactttttgaataatatttagctggtaccaagtgaaagaaactggcctcgtctacggggctgacaaataaccacaattaagatcattgcgaggctaatcgccgacaacatacgacgtagtacgacatagtttcaaattcatgatgtttgtgacttccctttcttccaccatcgttattttttgaataatatttagctggtaccaagtgaaagaaactggcctcgtctacggggctgacaaataaccacaattaagatcattgctaggctaatcgccgacaacatacacgtatgtatgtagtgagagtgctatcgctaaaccatataaacattaaaagccttaactccattgacaaacgacatgaaatacattagacttgacagtggatgttagcaataacaaaagattttgaattgaaaatttcgtaactcacctttccaagcacaagatagattcctgccgaattttcgtggacgaggacctgtttcacccaaccagcaacgaagtatttataagcctccaagctcttgaagtttttcaaattttcgtgagaataggctgattttgtgtggacaagataattgtaaatatcagcgtagcagatgtcgggcagacagggcgaagacagtgggtcgaaaaacatcgatttgggcatcaaatatggatctggcgactgtatagaacgaagcttttccacataacgccttttatgcaacacatccagtgagtttacggcatcagaaagcaccgggtcttccatgaaatgcattttaaattcctcgatcaattgaaaacaatgctaatacagagacaaaatgacggacaagtgggcggaaccacacagcgagcacgtggttttgtgacgtcggtgggtagggtatatagcaAAAGCccaggttaaaaacaaaaacaatacaacacaggggggaaaaaacaaaaaacaaaaccagaATACAGAGATATAGTGATTTTGCCATACGTGAGAGGAATTATGGAACGCATCCAAAGagtcatgaaaaaatacaacatgaaCACACCGGTCAAACCACACATAACACTTAGCCAGATATTGGTTCATCCAAAGAACAAAATCCACCCAGAAAACAAATGCAACTTTATATAAGAAATTCcatgcaaatcatgcaataaatcatacatcGGGGAGACAGGGAGGAGCTTTATTACAAGAAAAACAACACAAGTGTGAGAAGGAGACAGCAATAAGACAAACAAGGGCAATAAAAGAGCAAGCACAACAGGAACACCACAAGTCAGCCATCACCGACCACTACAAAAGGAAAACCACATTATGGACTGGGAAAATCCCAGAGTCATCCACacagaagaaaacaaacatcagcaCTGGACCAGGGAGGCCATTGAAATCCGTAAGCGTggcccgaggaccatcaacagggacgacctagaccagcatcctggaagaATGAATGGTCAGCAACGGCtgtgagtcacgccttcatccaacagctgataaagacgcgtcatACCAACACCAGTGACgctctgatgaaggcggaagtaattgccgaaacatgtcaggtaaataaaacaacctaaaacaataGTCTgagataaaaaagaaaaaaataactaatcTAAGGAGAATTGACAGTTTAGATCTGATTTGTCTCAACAGCAGTATTGTAGACAATTTGAGCCAGGGTATCATGAAATACTACTAATATGAAGCATTTGTAGTGTAGAATGACAATCAGAGGTAGGTAAGGTAGCgtcacttctaaataatatgattcaattaaaagtagtcatccaaaaatgtactcaactgcaagtaaaaaaaacattcgttGGAAACAATacagtactcaagtaaagtgtaacattgtgagtaactgcttgcaATGtctgattttaaaaataataccaATGATGGTAATTTTTCTCTTCTATTTATCTATATGAgccgttattattatattgtaatttgtaatataacctattacatgacagtATTAGGCCAAAagaatgacacaaaaatcatcaaattcagaccagaGCAGCACTATGAAGTATCACCTgtccaaaaagcatgagtgccctctagtggagaaaaaacattgttaccgcttATTGATATAATGGGGTCATGTGTGtgattgttgcaacgtctcattggtgaaactgagacagcaGCTgccggcatctctggcaaaaatgaaGTCAATATGAGGAATAAAGAGTTAAAATTTAACGACTCTAGAGTAGCCCTAAGTAGCAGTGTAAGaaaagtgtttcttcttcacaacccTACTCAAGTAAAGGAAAAAGCATTGCTGGGTAAAAATACGCTAagaagtcatttttttctcaaaacgttACTCAAGTACCGAAATTTTCCGACTGTAAACTGCTAGTTTTTTCCCCTTATTttcaatcctgcagcttatagtccagtgcggcttatttgtttaattttttgggttaataggtaacactttattggacaGTGGTGTAATAAAACTGCCCTAAGACcgtgataattatgacatgattatgagactatcatgggcattaatgaatgctcatgacagattTAATTAAGTATCATCATGCAAATTACTGTACGTCACCAACAATTcacttatgtccagctcggatcgtttacatcctttcaaaagtaagatcatttgccggatgacacaaaatgacatccgtcataagcattcattaatgctcatggcagtgtcatgtcataattatgattgttttatgacagttttatggtgacactgtcaaataaagtgttaccaaataccagagctagcaattaatgaaacaactggaagagtatctgaagaaataattagctcagaacatgaactttttattgttatttatttgggtgtttGTTTGCTAATGATTGAAACCAATCACCATTACGGAGTCATAATTACTGCAATTTAATTCTatcagccactacttttttctctcattttgaatcctgtggcttatagtccagaatagcttatttgttgatttatttgggttaataggtaacactttattcgacagcggcatcataagactgtcataagaccgtcataattatgacatgacactatcatgggcatttctgaaagcttatgacagatgtcattgagtgtcatccggcaaattatgtcactaatttCATTTATGTCCTGGTCGTATCTTTTACAACTGTTCatagtgagataatttgacggatgacactaaatgacatcagctataagcattcattattgcttatgacagtgtcatgttataaaTATGATTCttattatggtgccactgtcaaataaagtgttaccaaataccataactagcaattaataaaagtgtcattgcatgaaattgactttcctgtatatatattagttgtaaagcaataaaactgcaataaAAATAAGGGGAGAGgaatcatatttttcaaatgatttcttttctttgattgaaaatttttttggggattgatgattgaagcaactttttgggggattgaatgatttagacacaaatgtcctacccataatatggcgcaaacacaaaaggattgcttcaatcaaagaaaactttttcaatgaaaaattaagtgttcaaatgcaaatttttcaatctcaaatattttttcgtattcaaaatcgttttctatgattgaaattttttttgattgatttttctttttgaaaatatatattttttgaaacaacttagtttttgattgaataataaaagagaaaaatgtcctagccaaaatgtagcCCAAACACATATCattattacttcaatcaaaaaaagttgcttcaatcaaaacaaaaaaaaaaacaaaccttgactccaatcaaaaaaaaaaaaaaaaaattcaaagaaaaatagcaactttttgggggatttaatggtttagacacaaatgtcctacccataatatggcccaaacacaaaaaggattgcttcaatcaaagaaaactttttcaatgaaaaattaagtgtttaaatgcaaatttttcaatctcaaatattttttcgcattcaaaaacgttttctatgattgaaattttttttaattgatttttctttttgaaaatatatatttttgaaacaacttagtttttgattgaataataaagacaaaaatgtcctagccaaaatgtagcCCAAACACATATCattattacttcaatcaaaaaagttgcttcaatcaaaaaaaaaaaaaaaaaaatcaaagaaaaatagctctcacatgcatttttttttttatttcaaatttatttttgtatttaaacacatttttttattgaagatatatattttgattgaagcaacttttttttttattgaagcaacgtttttttgtttttataataaagacacaaatctatctctgtatggctccgcccaggggatacaatttttgactggggtaactacattggcacgacaccggcggccgtaccatattcaatggatgacgatctcggcgaaaaatattgcctaagcagcctgatttagaattcccctcaagaatgatgggtaaccaaaaacgctcattgtcaacttattattataaatattcttgtaagttaattttgttcctgacactgcgtttcagggtcatcaacatgttgtgcacccccgacccaaaagtcaaactccatctacggctgcaatgcatgcttgggGGAATGTTGTAGGACACcagtgttgacaacaggtggcagcagaggttgactgtctcccccaaggaagcagtgttggccaaatgaagcttcttgaagcaatgaagcttggcagccaattggttcaaagcttcatggtggttcatttggtcttatgacaatcttatgatgaccctgtcaaataaagtgttaccgattaatatcttttggtgtaaatatcccatgatacagtgaggacagctgcggcttattgtccagtgcggcttagctatgaacaaataccgttttcgtgtcaaatttggtggattgcggctagtcaggtgcgccttatagttaaaaaattacggtaaatttaacgtgttactacccattTCTGATGACAACATAAAGTTGAAATGTACGTAAGTATTAATTGACAGCAGCTGGACCAAACATGGAACCATGTGAGGTGTCTTCTACAGATtaaatgtaatttatttttctAAGAATTAATATGAGGATTACTACCAATTTCTAACCTTCCAATTGATGCCACTATCAATATTATTAAGTACAAGGATATTTTAAACAGTCTGTGTAACTGCGCTGAATAAGAAGACATAATAATTCAATCATCCGTCCAATTCATGGTTTATAGTTGTCTAAATGTAACCCATCATGTACAAACTGTAGGATTTATTTTGGTGTGtttctatttgtgtttttttctgtaaaatgtattaCTGTTTGTTAATTTCAGCATTTGTCTTATATTTATGTTGAAACCATGCCAGCCATAAAGAAGGTGTTGCCCTGCAGTGcattcctttctttttttttttcatgccatAAGTGAATTGTGTAGAAGATGCACTTGTTTGCAAATGCACTGCAGGAATTTCAAGAATTTTTCTGCCTTTGTTTCCGGCGCTGGAGTGTCTTTTTTTTGGTTCAAATCAAAGGGATGCTTCTCAACGGAGCTAAGCAAACACTGCACTGGATTTTTAGCGGTTGTGATGTGAGATTTGTTTTTATCATCACTCAGACACGTTCATAAGAAAGTGAATTTACTATGCCTGCAAATGTGCGTTCTCTGGTAgtttctatatacagtatattttaatcagttttttaataaatgtccCGAATACTGTACTGTAAATACAATTTTAGAAACTTGTTAATGTACTGTAACTCAATCCAAACAATAGCAGTAAatatataaacattcaataccTCAAAATATTTTTACCTCTTAAGCTTTGAAgagatttacatttttttgctccTGCTGTTATGCTGTAatgtcatttaaattttttttgtacatttgtttttctttgcatCTGTATAGAACCTCTGTttgcttattgtatgtgtaaaaTGCTTATAGCCATTAGTTTATGTCGGAATTATTTTGTGACAAACTTAAACcaataaattaaaatgtattgtcttgaaaaatgattttgatttGACTGTGTAATTATTTTAAACATGTAGTGTGTACTGTACTAACCAAACTaagcaattaatttttaaaaaaattgttctgTATCTGATACAATCAAAATATTGATTCATCAATTTTCCAAAGTGTTTATTCTCATTAGGGTCACAGGTTAATGTCTGATAATTTGCGGGTACGGCCCTTGTACAAAGAAATGAATACTattaattagtgatgcacgataatacatttttcaaccgataccgataaccgataatttcctcctcattccaaccgataaccgataatgtcaagccgataattctaaaagatttatgtaaaatttgaaagtatacacaaatgaaaatattactgtgcaaaaatataatttattgctcttttttcaacataaaatatgaacaagtaatCAATTCCAACatttaaataatgacagattgtctgacattgttgtAATGgttaacttttggcaacaattacttacagagtaaatac is a window encoding:
- the LOC130906681 gene encoding forkhead box protein O1-A-like, which encodes MAEVPPLQVDPDFEPLTRPRSCTWPLPELIDPAGSTTSSPAPSVKQEPAGNGDFPRNLCLLEEDYEEKPQHLHVQLRPHQHLQQPGSQLAPQQQVLPSGATSLGGSCQRKSSSSRRNAWGNMSYADLITRAIESSPEKRLTLSQIYDWMVNSVPYFKDKGDSNSSAGWKNSIRHNLSLHSRFMRIQNEGTGKSSWWMLNPDGGKNGKSPRRRAASMDNNSKFAKSRGRATKKKIALQDGADGGASSPGSQYSNWLGSPSSHSEDFESWSSFRTRANSDASTLSGRRSPFSSEQDELGEAEGHLIYPGGSKIAAPLPSLSEVSGSMGGSEMVMENLADNMNLLFPKKPQMASDSSNVAMLQSSPYNPTQLQQDFRKCMYSRPRMDPMPSVPMNKHDYRSYENHYSCPAGLLKDLLTSEADTSRNMSLFKESIISHVGRGQCPRSPYDSQSQLGVHNGAKMIRHVNPLSIHDQYSPTSRDLNSGSTIPLTSLGCFLGAPPQMTSLRTCMQPAAGNDVTPPYRSSSYRELHSRAHHQERLPSDLDNMSIERFECDMESVLHETLMDGGALDFNFDPAAASQVFPQRVKTTTHSWVSG